One window of the Rhizorhabdus dicambivorans genome contains the following:
- a CDS encoding enoyl-CoA hydratase/isomerase family protein: MFTLDSSGPVARISLDRPAFRNAVALDQWVVLADLVGQAIDGGARALIVRSGAPNIFSAGADLGDLDGLSADPALRGRFRTGMARAFDALAGAPIATIAAIDGGCYGAGVALALACDIRIAGDRAQFGITPAKVGIVYPACDVARLRALVGPGQAARLLLSGMTIEADEALSIGLVEERAKKADDAALALAGTIAANSRSSVAGLKRIIAGDGDSDTLFEDAFGSSDFREGLAAFRARRRPVFP; this comes from the coding sequence ATGTTCACCCTCGATTCGAGCGGGCCGGTCGCCCGCATCAGCCTCGACCGGCCCGCCTTCCGCAACGCGGTCGCGCTCGACCAGTGGGTGGTGCTGGCCGATCTGGTCGGCCAGGCGATCGACGGCGGCGCCCGCGCGCTGATCGTCCGGTCGGGCGCGCCCAACATCTTCAGCGCCGGGGCCGATCTCGGCGATCTTGACGGGCTGAGTGCCGATCCCGCGTTGCGGGGCCGTTTTCGCACCGGCATGGCGCGCGCCTTCGATGCGCTGGCCGGGGCGCCCATTGCCACGATCGCCGCGATCGACGGTGGCTGCTACGGCGCTGGTGTCGCGCTGGCGCTCGCCTGCGACATCCGCATCGCCGGGGACAGGGCGCAGTTCGGCATCACCCCGGCCAAGGTCGGCATCGTCTATCCGGCGTGCGACGTGGCGCGGCTCAGGGCCCTGGTCGGCCCGGGGCAGGCGGCGCGGCTGCTGCTGTCGGGCATGACGATCGAGGCCGACGAGGCGCTGTCGATCGGGCTGGTCGAGGAGCGCGCGAAGAAGGCCGACGATGCCGCCCTCGCGCTCGCCGGCACGATCGCCGCCAATTCGCGCAGCAGTGTCGCCGGTCTCAAGCGCATCATCGCCGGGGACGGCGACAGCGATACACTGTTCGAGGATGCCTTCGGCAGCAGCGACTTCCGCGAGGGGCTCGCGGCCTTCCGCGCGCGACGCAGGCCGGTGTTCCCATGA
- a CDS encoding DUF885 domain-containing protein, whose protein sequence is MESQSGSALSRRRFGLMLGAATIAPALPLLAGPPPNPRRPGPCPITTPVDAATMKLMEHTPEIATYGGVAGSAGGGPLARRMDDYSPEGEEAWRAALGEAGIAIERIDCSGDPLGRLRLKIAAAVIENGTRSAAIGYGRPNPFWFSGHEPYVVNQISGPVVNTPNVMIAQQPLSSPVEVDAWIEKLDGFAGGFDGVIAKLKADRGLGCIPPRALLEKTLPVIENFLAGPPDRHPMIVALRDRMSIAGLDSRTRAAAEQRAIAALEKRARPAFGRLRGVVRDMLPEGRAEAGVWAQPDGEALYAANVRSVGDSPLPPEHIHRIGLEQVRAVTSRLHARLRQLGFSRGSLRQKLDALAADPRQRFPDSAEGREAVLAYLRKLVAGMEARQPQFLPAAMIPNQRMEIRAVPAATQDSAPGGYYDGPSLDGSRPGIYWINLRDMASVHRYTLPTLSYHEGVPGHHTQGATLLSLPQAPLLLRIASFNAYQEGWALYAERFAAELGVYAQDPAGDVGRLADELFRCIRLVVDTGIHQLRWSREQAIAYMADNSGAPMSETIAEIERYMAWPGQALGYKLGQLRLLAMRDRLKMRMGKAFDLKAFHGKVLGNGAMPMDLLESIVIPAKKR, encoded by the coding sequence ATGGAATCGCAGAGCGGATCAGCCCTGTCGCGACGCCGGTTCGGGCTGATGCTCGGCGCCGCGACGATCGCGCCCGCGCTGCCGCTGCTCGCCGGCCCGCCCCCCAATCCCCGGCGCCCGGGCCCCTGCCCCATCACCACGCCGGTCGATGCCGCGACGATGAAGCTGATGGAGCATACGCCAGAGATCGCGACCTATGGCGGCGTCGCGGGATCGGCCGGGGGTGGCCCCCTCGCGCGGCGGATGGACGATTATTCGCCCGAGGGCGAGGAGGCGTGGCGCGCCGCCCTGGGCGAGGCCGGCATCGCGATTGAGCGGATCGATTGCAGTGGCGATCCGCTCGGCCGGCTCCGCCTGAAGATCGCCGCCGCGGTGATCGAGAACGGGACGCGCAGCGCCGCGATCGGCTATGGCCGGCCCAACCCCTTCTGGTTTTCCGGGCATGAGCCCTATGTGGTCAACCAGATATCCGGCCCGGTGGTCAACACTCCCAATGTGATGATCGCGCAGCAGCCGCTCTCCTCGCCGGTCGAGGTCGATGCGTGGATCGAGAAGCTGGACGGCTTTGCCGGGGGATTTGACGGGGTCATCGCCAAGCTGAAGGCCGACAGGGGGCTGGGCTGCATCCCGCCGCGCGCGCTGCTCGAAAAGACGCTGCCGGTGATCGAGAATTTCCTGGCCGGGCCGCCCGATCGCCATCCGATGATCGTCGCGCTGCGCGACCGGATGTCGATCGCCGGGCTGGACAGCCGCACCCGCGCGGCGGCCGAGCAGCGCGCCATCGCCGCGCTGGAGAAGCGGGCCCGCCCCGCCTTCGGCCGGCTGCGCGGGGTGGTGCGCGACATGCTGCCCGAAGGCCGCGCCGAAGCGGGCGTCTGGGCCCAGCCCGACGGCGAGGCGCTCTACGCCGCCAATGTCCGCTCGGTTGGCGACAGCCCGCTGCCGCCCGAGCATATCCACCGGATCGGCCTGGAGCAGGTGCGCGCCGTCACGTCGCGGCTCCATGCGCGGCTGCGGCAACTGGGCTTCAGCCGGGGCAGCCTGCGGCAGAAGCTCGACGCGCTCGCCGCCGATCCCCGGCAGCGCTTCCCCGACAGCGCCGAGGGGCGTGAGGCGGTGCTCGCCTATCTGCGCAAGCTGGTCGCGGGGATGGAGGCGCGCCAGCCGCAGTTCCTGCCCGCCGCGATGATCCCCAACCAGCGGATGGAAATACGCGCGGTCCCGGCCGCCACCCAGGATTCGGCGCCGGGCGGCTATTATGACGGGCCCTCGCTCGACGGCTCCCGGCCCGGCATCTACTGGATCAACCTGCGCGACATGGCCTCGGTCCACCGCTACACCCTGCCGACGCTGAGCTACCATGAGGGCGTGCCCGGCCATCACACCCAAGGTGCCACCCTGCTCTCGCTGCCGCAGGCGCCGCTGCTGCTGCGCATTGCCAGCTTCAACGCCTATCAGGAGGGCTGGGCGCTCTATGCCGAACGCTTCGCCGCCGAGCTGGGGGTCTATGCGCAGGACCCTGCCGGGGACGTCGGCCGGCTGGCGGACGAGCTGTTCCGCTGCATCCGCCTGGTCGTCGACACCGGCATCCACCAGCTCCGATGGAGCCGCGAGCAGGCCATCGCCTATATGGCCGACAATAGCGGCGCGCCGATGAGCGAGACCATCGCCGAGATCGAGCGCTACATGGCCTGGCCCGGCCAGGCGCTCGGCTACAAGCTCGGCCAGCTCCGCCTGCTGGCGATGCGCGACCGGCTGAAGATGCGGATGGGCAAGGCCTTCGACCTCAAGGCGTTCCACGGCAAGGTGCTGGGCAATGGCGCGATGCCGATGGACCTGCTGGAAAGCATCGTGATTCCGGCGAAGAAGCGCTGA
- a CDS encoding ammonium transporter: MMGINSGDTAFILVASALVLFMTLPGLALFYGGLVRSKNFLSVLMQCFAIAALVSVLWFAGGYSLAFAAGTPWIGDLSMLGLHGLEGVRQGLTIPENVFALYQMMFAIITPALVIGAFPERVRFGWVMLFSALWLLVVYIPAAHWIWGGGWMATRGVLDFAGGIVVHTTAGISALVIAIMIGRRRGFPQSMIPPHSPAMTMIGAGMLWVGWFGFNGGSALAANAAAGSALTATHLAASAAALAWALLERIKIGKATSVGLVTGAIAGLATVTPAAGYISPLGGILCGVVGAGVCFASVLAIKQRWRVDDSLDVFAVHGIGGMTGSLLLAPLAAAAFGGIGLAEGRTILDQFGAQLLGVVVVAIWSAVASYGLAKLAGLFVPMRVDAEAEHDGLDLSSHGERAYEFD, from the coding sequence ATGATGGGCATCAACAGCGGCGATACCGCCTTCATCCTCGTCGCGTCCGCGCTGGTTCTGTTCATGACCCTGCCGGGGCTGGCGCTCTTCTACGGCGGGCTCGTCCGTTCGAAGAATTTCCTGTCGGTGCTGATGCAATGCTTCGCGATCGCGGCGCTGGTTTCGGTGCTGTGGTTCGCGGGCGGCTACAGCCTCGCCTTCGCCGCCGGCACTCCCTGGATCGGCGATCTGTCGATGCTCGGCCTGCATGGGCTGGAGGGCGTCCGCCAGGGCCTCACCATCCCCGAAAATGTTTTCGCCCTCTACCAGATGATGTTCGCGATCATCACGCCGGCGCTGGTCATCGGCGCCTTTCCGGAAAGGGTGCGCTTCGGCTGGGTGATGCTGTTCTCCGCGCTGTGGCTGCTGGTGGTCTATATCCCGGCGGCGCACTGGATCTGGGGCGGCGGCTGGATGGCGACGCGCGGCGTGCTGGATTTCGCGGGCGGCATCGTCGTCCACACCACCGCCGGCATCTCGGCGCTGGTGATCGCGATCATGATCGGCCGACGGCGCGGCTTCCCGCAATCGATGATCCCGCCGCACAGCCCGGCGATGACGATGATCGGCGCGGGCATGCTGTGGGTCGGCTGGTTCGGCTTCAACGGCGGATCCGCGCTCGCCGCCAACGCCGCCGCCGGCAGCGCGCTCACCGCCACCCATCTCGCCGCGTCCGCCGCCGCCCTCGCCTGGGCGTTGCTGGAGCGGATCAAGATCGGCAAGGCGACCTCGGTCGGCCTCGTCACCGGCGCGATCGCGGGTCTCGCCACCGTCACCCCGGCGGCGGGCTATATCTCGCCGCTCGGTGGAATCCTCTGCGGCGTGGTCGGGGCGGGCGTCTGCTTCGCCTCGGTGCTGGCGATCAAGCAGCGCTGGCGGGTCGACGACTCGCTCGACGTGTTCGCGGTCCACGGCATCGGCGGCATGACCGGATCGCTGCTGCTCGCCCCGCTGGCGGCCGCGGCTTTCGGCGGCATCGGCCTGGCCGAGGGGCGGACGATCCTCGATCAGTTCGGCGCGCAGCTGCTGGGTGTGGTGGTGGTGGCGATCTGGTCGGCGGTGGCCAGCTATGGGCTGGCGAAGCTCGCCGGGCTGTTCGTTCCGATGCGCGTCGATGCCGAGGCCGAGCATGACGGCCTCGACCTGTCGAGCCATGGCGAGCGGGCCTACGAGTTCGATTGA
- a CDS encoding nitroreductase family protein has product MTDRTAHPKVDRQFVDRWSPRAFDGSALGEADRDSLFEAARWAPSAFNAQPWRLLYAQPGDANWERFLALLVPANQAWAKNASLLIFFVSAATSRGKPSHTHSYDTGAAWMSLALQAEKLGLRAHGMSGVDFDAAKAELGVPDDFRIEAAAAVGRQTDASVLPEAYRDKEAPSDRKPLAEVAFAGNFVG; this is encoded by the coding sequence ATGACAGACCGCACCGCCCACCCCAAGGTCGACCGCCAGTTCGTCGATCGCTGGTCGCCCCGCGCCTTCGACGGCTCGGCGCTGGGCGAGGCCGACCGGGATTCGCTGTTCGAGGCCGCGCGCTGGGCGCCTTCGGCGTTCAACGCCCAGCCGTGGCGCCTGCTCTACGCCCAGCCGGGCGACGCGAACTGGGAGCGCTTCCTCGCCCTGCTCGTCCCCGCCAACCAGGCCTGGGCGAAGAATGCATCGCTGCTGATCTTCTTCGTCTCCGCCGCCACATCGCGCGGCAAGCCGTCGCACACCCACAGCTACGATACCGGTGCCGCCTGGATGTCGCTGGCGCTGCAGGCCGAGAAGCTGGGGCTGCGCGCGCACGGCATGTCAGGGGTCGATTTCGACGCGGCGAAGGCGGAGCTGGGCGTACCCGACGACTTCCGCATCGAGGCCGCCGCCGCGGTCGGCCGCCAGACCGACGCATCGGTGCTGCCCGAAGCCTATCGCGACAAGGAAGCGCCGAGCGACCGCAAGCCGCTGGCGGAAGTGGCGTTTGCGGGGAATTTTGTAGGCTGA
- a CDS encoding NAD(P)H-hydrate dehydratase, with amino-acid sequence MPLDAAWRAAHPLPDHESHADKNMRGRVLLVGGSMFVPGALGLTGEAVLRSGAGKLQIATVDAAAMHLGVLVPEAAMIGLPTAEDGEIATDAAAALADPARYCHTLLIGPGMVSQPSACALIDGLLPLLADDQVAVLDAAAICAARAHAPLIAGRGGRVILTPHHGEMACLTGVSAEEIGADPVACAQSVAGTFNAVVVLKAGETVIAAPGGETLLYSSDCVGLATGGSGDVLAGIMAGLAAQGADPLTAAAWGVWLHGEAGRRAAGRIGPIGFLARDLPGEVPRLLAEG; translated from the coding sequence ATGCCCCTGGACGCGGCCTGGCGCGCCGCGCATCCGCTGCCCGATCATGAATCCCATGCCGACAAGAATATGCGGGGGCGGGTGCTGCTCGTCGGCGGCAGCATGTTCGTGCCGGGCGCACTGGGGCTGACCGGCGAAGCGGTGCTGCGCAGCGGCGCGGGCAAGCTCCAGATCGCCACCGTCGACGCGGCGGCGATGCATCTTGGCGTGCTGGTGCCGGAGGCGGCGATGATCGGCCTTCCCACTGCGGAGGACGGCGAGATCGCGACGGATGCGGCCGCCGCGCTCGCCGATCCGGCCCGCTATTGCCACACGCTGCTGATCGGCCCGGGCATGGTCAGCCAGCCCAGCGCCTGCGCGCTGATCGACGGGCTGCTGCCGCTGCTGGCCGACGATCAGGTCGCGGTGCTCGATGCCGCCGCGATCTGCGCTGCGCGCGCCCATGCCCCGCTGATCGCGGGGCGTGGCGGGCGGGTGATCCTGACCCCGCATCATGGCGAGATGGCCTGCCTGACCGGCGTTTCGGCCGAGGAGATCGGCGCCGATCCGGTCGCCTGCGCCCAGTCGGTCGCCGGCACCTTCAACGCCGTCGTCGTGCTGAAGGCGGGCGAGACGGTGATCGCCGCGCCGGGCGGGGAGACCCTGCTCTACTCCAGCGACTGCGTGGGCCTTGCCACCGGGGGTTCGGGCGACGTGCTCGCCGGGATCATGGCCGGGCTCGCCGCGCAGGGCGCCGATCCGCTGACCGCCGCCGCCTGGGGCGTTTGGCTCCATGGCGAAGCGGGCCGCCGTGCCGCCGGGCGGATCGGCCCGATCGGCTTCCTCGCGCGCGACCTGCCCGGCGAGGTGCCGAGGCTGCTGGCGGAGGGCTGA